CGCAGCGCGAGACACTCATCCAGAACGGCCAGGTGAAGTTCATCGTGGCGACGTACTCGATCACCGACTCCCGCAAGGAGAAGGTGTCGTTCGCCGGGCCGTATCTGATCACCGGCCAGAGCCTGCTGGTGCGCGAGGACAACACCGACATCACCGGCGAGGCCTCGCTGCAGAACAACAAGAAACTGTGTTCGGTGTCGGGTTCGACTCCGGCGCAACGCATCAAGGACAAGTACCCCGGCGTGCAGCTGCAGCAGTACGACACCTACTCAGCATGCATCGAGGCCCTCAAGAACGGCGCGGTCGACGCCGTCACCACCGATGAGGTCATCCTGGCCGGCTACGCCGCGCAGACACCCGGCGTCTTCAAGCTCGTCGGCGGGACGTTCTCCGAGGAGCGTTATGGCATCGGCCTGAAGAAGGGCGACACCGAGCTGCAGAAGAAGATCAACGACGCGCTCGAGAAGATGGAGAGCGAGGGCGCCTGGAAGAAGGCGTGGGACGAGAACCTCGGTCCGGCCGGTCTCCCGGCTCCTCAGCCGCCCAAGATCGACCCGGTCTAGACGGGCGAAATACCAAGGGAGCCCGAGCCGTGGAGGTCTTCACCGAGTACCGCGCCCAGATTTTCGAGGCGTTCTGGACCACGATCCAGTTGACGGTGTTCTCCGCTATCGGCGCCTTGATTCTCGGCACGTTGCTGGCGGCGATGCGGCTGTCGCCGGTGCCGATGTTGAACTGGCTGGGCACGACGTATGTCAACGTGGTCCGCAACACCCCGCTGACGCTGATCATCCTGTTCTGTTCGTTCGGGTTGTCGCAGACACTGGGGATCACGTTGGTCGACCGGAACTCGCCGACCTCCATCGAGGACAGCAACTTTCGGCTCGCCATTCTCGGATTCACCGTCTACACCGCGGCTTTCGTGTGTGAAACGGTACGGTCGGGCGTCAACACCGTGCCGCTGGGCCAAGCCGAGGCGGCCCGTTCCCTGGGCCTGACATTCGGGCAGAATCTGCGGATCGTCCTGCTACCGCAGGCGTTTCGCTCAGTGATCATTCCGCTGGGTTCGGTGCTGATCGCGTTGACGAAGAACACCACCATCGCCTCGGCGATCGGCGTGGCCGAAGCCGCACTGTTGATGAAGGAGATGATCGAGAACACCGCGGCATTGATGACCATCGGCCTCATCTTCGCGGCGGGATTCGTCATCCTCACGTTGCCGACGGGGCTGTTCTTCGGGTGGCTGGGCAAGCGAATGGCGGTGGCGCGGTGATGAGCGCTAGCGCGAAGAACGGGCAGCCATGAGTTCGGCATCGGTTCTCTTCGACGCACCCGGGCCCCGCGCGCGGGTGCGCAACCGGATCGTCACGGTGGTCACCTTGGTGGTCGTGCTGCTGGTGGCCTGGGTGGTGTACTCACGGCTGGAGGCAAAAGGACAGCTCACGGCGGCGAAGTGGGAGCCGTTCCTGACCGCGAACCTGTGGAAGACGTACATCCTTCCCGGCGTGGAGGGCACGCTGACGGCCGCCGCGGTCTCGATCGTGCTGGCGCTGGTGCTGGGATTCGGGCTGGGGGTGGGACGAATGTCCACGAACCCGGTGATCCGGTGGTCGGCCACCGTCTTCGTCGAGTTCTTCCGCGCGGTGCCCGTGCTGGTGATGATGATCTTCGCGTACTTCCTGTACGCGATGTACGACGTCTTCCCGTCCAAACACCTGGCGCTGGCGGGCGTCATCACCGGTCTGACGCTCTACAACGGCGCGGTCATCGCCGAGATCGTGCGGGCGGGCGTCAACGCGCTGCCGCGGGGACAGTCGGAGGCGGCGTCCGCATTGGGGCTGCGGTGGGGTCAGACGATGCGCTCGATCCTGCTGCCCCAGGCGGTCACGTCGATGCTGCCGGTGCTCATCTCGCAGCTCGTGGTCGTGCTCAAGGACACCGCGATCGGTTACCAGATCACCTTCCTGGAGATGGTTCGCCAGGGCACGCAGGTCGGTGCGGCATACGGGAACTACATCCCCGCGCTGATCGTGATCGCGGTCCTGATGATCGCCGTCAACTTCGGCCTCTCGCACTTCGCGACGTGGCTGGAGGCACGGCTGCGTCGGTCGCGGCGGGGCCCGGCGCCGATGCACGCCGATGAACCCGTCACGCAAGGCGCGTTCGGGGCCGGCGCCGGCGGCACCATCTAGATCGGGGCTAGATCAGGGCGGCGCACCGCTCCAACTGTTCAGCCGTGGGCGGCTGATAGAACGACAGCACCGCGTGTTCGCAGCCGACGTCCGCGAGCTCGGGCAGGTGGGCAAGTTGCTCCTCGAGGTGACCGTCCACGGCGGGCTGGATGAACAGCTGGACGGAACGTCGGATCTGGGCCGGATCGCGGCCGACCTCTGCGCATGCTTCGTCGAGCCGAGCGCTGGTCTTCGCCCACAGTGCGACATCTCCGTGACTCGGGACGTTCCATTCGTCGGCGTGACGGGCGATGACCCGCAGCATCTTCGGCTTCTCGCCGCCGACGATGATCGGCGGATGCGGCTTCTGCAGCGGCTTCGGATTGGCCAGCGCCTCCTGCAGCTGGTAATGGCGGCCTTCGAAGGTGACTGCGTCCTCGGTCCACAGCCGCCGGATGAGAGTGAGCGCCTCGTCGAGCATCTCCACGCGCACTCCCGCGCTTGGGAACTCGAGGCCGTAGCCGCGGTGCTCCTGTTCGTGCCAGCCGGCACCCAGGCCGAAATCCAGTCGCCCACCACTGATGTGGTCGACGGTCACCGCCATCTTCGCCAGCATCGCCGGGTTGCGATACGTGACGCCGGTGACCATGCAGCCGACCCGGGCACGAGACACCACGCTGGCCATGGCCGCCAACGATGTCCACCCTTCGTAGGTCGGATCCGACAAGTTCGCCAACCCGTAGAAATGGTCGTAATTCGCGACGGAGTGAAACCCGAGCTCGTCAGCCCTCGTCCAGAACTCGTGCAGCACCGGGTAGTCGAAGGTTGGGGCGATCTTGGCCGAAAGCAGCATCTGCGCAACCTACCTCGCACTGCCTGACTGATGTCGGCTCAGACCGATCGCCGTTCTCGTTCGCTCGCCAACGCCGTCTTCACGACATCGAACGCCATCGTCTGGCTGTAGCCGCGGCGGGCCAGCATCCCCACGAGTCGACGCGCCACTTTCGTGTCATCGTCGTCAGCGAGCTTTTCCCGTCGCAGCTTGTCACGAGCCAACTGTTCGGCGCGCTGCCGCTCCGCTCCCGCGTCGATGTCTGCCAACGTCGCGTCGATGACGTCGTCATTTACGCCCTTGTTCCGCAGCTCGACGGCTAACGCCCGCTTGCCTTTCCCCGCGTTCACCCGCCTAGAGCGGACCCACTGCTCCGCGAAGTCCTTATCGTTGACCAACCCCACGTGCGCCAGCCGGTCGAGAACTTTGGCGCTGACGTCGTCGGGGTAGCCCCGCTTGGCCAGCTGCGCCTCCAGTTCGGCGCGGGTGCGTGCCCTCGCGGTGAGCAGGCGCAGGCACAGGCTTTTCGCCTGCTCCTCGCGAGTGCGAGGATCCTGAGCCTGCTCCTCGCCGGCGTCGTCAGAAGTCGACGGGGGCGGGCAGGACTTCGTCATCGGACAAGTCAGCGGTCACCACGGCACCGATGCCGAGCTTTTCCTTGATCTTCTTCTCGATCTCGTTGGCCACATCGACGTTCTCCAGCAGGAAGTTGCGGGCGTTCTCCTTGCCCTGGCCCAACTGCTCACCCTCGTAGGTGAACCAGGACCCGGACTTGCGGATGAAGCCCTGCTCGACACCCATGTCGATGAGCGAGCCTTCCTTGCTGATGCCCTTGCCGTAGAGGATGTCGAACTCCGCCTGCTTGAACGGCGGCGACACCTTGTTCTTGACGACCTTCACCCTGGTGCGGTTGCCCACCGCGTCGGTGCCGTCCTTGAGGGTCTCGATTCGCCTGACGTCCAACCGGACCGAGGCGTAGAACTTCAAAGCCTTTCCGCCCGTTGTCGTTTCGGGAGAGCCGAACATCACTCCGATTTTCTCGCGGAGCTGGTTGATGAAGATCGCGGTGGTGCCCGAGTTGTTCAGGGCGCCAGTCATTTTCCGCAGCGCCTGGCTCATCAACCGGGCCTGCAGGCCGACGTGGCTGTCCCCCATCTCGCCCTCGATCTCGGCCCGCGGCACCAGTGCGGCCACCGAGTCGATGACCAGGATGTCGAGCGCGCCGGAGCGGATCAGCATGTCCGCGATCTCCAGCGCCTGCTCACCGGTGTCGGGCTGAGACACCAGCAGCGAGTCGGTGTCGACGCCCAGCTTCTGGGCGTAGTCCGGGTCCAGCGCGTGCTCGGCGTCGATGAACGCCGCGATGCCGCCCGCCGCCTGGGCGTTGGCGACCGCGTGCAGGGCGACGGTGGTCTTACCCGACGATTCCGGACCGTAGATCTCGATGACCCGCCCGCGCGGCAGGCCTCCGATCCCGAGCGCCACATCCAGGGCGATCGAACCGGTGGGGATGACGGAGATGGGCTGGCGGACCTCTTCGCCGAGGCGCATCACCGAGCCTTTACCGAAGCTCTTGTCGATCTGTGCGAGCGCCAGTTCGAGGGCTTTCTCGCGGTCAGGGGCCTGCGTCATGGGTGGTCTCCGTCCTCGTACATGATCGGTTCTCGATCGGTTGGCCGTGACGCTAGAGGTCGGTACCGACAAGTCGGCGTGACCAGCATCCCGCGCTGCCCCCACAGTAGACGAACACCTGTTCGATTCAAGCGGACACGCCGATGCTTCCCGACGAGCAGACGCGAACTCCCCCTCGCAACGGCGTGTCGAGGGGATTTCGCGTCTGCTCGCCGGAAAAAGGTCCCGGGCATATGGTGGGGTCATCCGGCCCAGATTGGGGCAGCCGTGCACGAGATGGCGTTGACGCAGAGTGTTGTCGATGCGGTGTGCGAACACGCCGCAGGCCGACGGGTGCACAGCGTGAAGCTCGAAGTCGGGGCACTGTGCGCAGTCGTCCCCGATGCGATGGCGTTCTGTTTCGAACTCGCGACCGAGGGCACCGTCGCCGCCGGCGCCAGCCTCGAGGTCGACATGCGCCCCGGCGAAGCGCGCTGCAACAGCTGCGGCGCCGGCTTCGAAGTGAACGACTTGATCTTGTTATGTCCTTGTGGCAGTGCAGATGTCGACGTGATCGCCGGCCGGGACCTGAAGATCCTCTCGATGGAGGTGAGCTGAGCATGTGCACAACATGTGGCTGCGGCGACGAGAGCGCGACCGTCAAGATGTCCGGGCACTCTCATGATCACCCCCATGACCATGACCACCCGCACACCGAGACCGTCACGCTCGAACAGCGGGTGCTCGCCAAGAACGACCAGCTGGCCGAGCAGAACCGACAGTGGCTGGCCGAGCGCGCGATCCTTGCGTTCAACATCACCAGTTCACCGGGCGCCGGCAAGACCACCCTGCTCGAGCGCACCATTCGCAGCCTCGGCTCGCATCGCGACGTCGCGGTGATCGAGGGTGACCAGGAAACGCTGCTCGACGCCGATCGGATCACCGCCGCCGGAGCACGGGCAGTGCAGGTCAATACCGGAGCGGGTTGCCATCTCGATGCCGAGATGGTCGCGCGCGCTCTGCACACTCTCGACCCCGCCAGCGGCTCGTTGCTCTTCATCGAAAATGTGGGAAACCTCGTCTGCCCGGCGCTGTTCGATCTCGGCGAGCACAACAAGATCGTCG
The nucleotide sequence above comes from Mycolicibacterium moriokaense. Encoded proteins:
- a CDS encoding glutamate ABC transporter substrate-binding protein, which codes for MKSISKRVFGAIALAVALPLAATACGGGDSGDTIVIGTKFDQPGLGLKNPDGTMSGFDVDVAKFVAKELGYSEDKIEWKEAPSAQRETLIQNGQVKFIVATYSITDSRKEKVSFAGPYLITGQSLLVREDNTDITGEASLQNNKKLCSVSGSTPAQRIKDKYPGVQLQQYDTYSACIEALKNGAVDAVTTDEVILAGYAAQTPGVFKLVGGTFSEERYGIGLKKGDTELQKKINDALEKMESEGAWKKAWDENLGPAGLPAPQPPKIDPV
- a CDS encoding amino acid ABC transporter permease, whose amino-acid sequence is MSSASVLFDAPGPRARVRNRIVTVVTLVVVLLVAWVVYSRLEAKGQLTAAKWEPFLTANLWKTYILPGVEGTLTAAAVSIVLALVLGFGLGVGRMSTNPVIRWSATVFVEFFRAVPVLVMMIFAYFLYAMYDVFPSKHLALAGVITGLTLYNGAVIAEIVRAGVNALPRGQSEAASALGLRWGQTMRSILLPQAVTSMLPVLISQLVVVLKDTAIGYQITFLEMVRQGTQVGAAYGNYIPALIVIAVLMIAVNFGLSHFATWLEARLRRSRRGPAPMHADEPVTQGAFGAGAGGTI
- a CDS encoding LLM class F420-dependent oxidoreductase; its protein translation is MLLSAKIAPTFDYPVLHEFWTRADELGFHSVANYDHFYGLANLSDPTYEGWTSLAAMASVVSRARVGCMVTGVTYRNPAMLAKMAVTVDHISGGRLDFGLGAGWHEQEHRGYGLEFPSAGVRVEMLDEALTLIRRLWTEDAVTFEGRHYQLQEALANPKPLQKPHPPIIVGGEKPKMLRVIARHADEWNVPSHGDVALWAKTSARLDEACAEVGRDPAQIRRSVQLFIQPAVDGHLEEQLAHLPELADVGCEHAVLSFYQPPTAEQLERCAALI
- a CDS encoding hydrogenase maturation nickel metallochaperone HypA/HybF, translating into MHEMALTQSVVDAVCEHAAGRRVHSVKLEVGALCAVVPDAMAFCFELATEGTVAAGASLEVDMRPGEARCNSCGAGFEVNDLILLCPCGSADVDVIAGRDLKILSMEVS
- a CDS encoding amino acid ABC transporter permease: MEVFTEYRAQIFEAFWTTIQLTVFSAIGALILGTLLAAMRLSPVPMLNWLGTTYVNVVRNTPLTLIILFCSFGLSQTLGITLVDRNSPTSIEDSNFRLAILGFTVYTAAFVCETVRSGVNTVPLGQAEAARSLGLTFGQNLRIVLLPQAFRSVIIPLGSVLIALTKNTTIASAIGVAEAALLMKEMIENTAALMTIGLIFAAGFVILTLPTGLFFGWLGKRMAVAR
- the recX gene encoding recombination regulator RecX, producing MTKSCPPPSTSDDAGEEQAQDPRTREEQAKSLCLRLLTARARTRAELEAQLAKRGYPDDVSAKVLDRLAHVGLVNDKDFAEQWVRSRRVNAGKGKRALAVELRNKGVNDDVIDATLADIDAGAERQRAEQLARDKLRREKLADDDDTKVARRLVGMLARRGYSQTMAFDVVKTALASERERRSV
- the hypB gene encoding hydrogenase nickel incorporation protein HypB, producing MCTTCGCGDESATVKMSGHSHDHPHDHDHPHTETVTLEQRVLAKNDQLAEQNRQWLAERAILAFNITSSPGAGKTTLLERTIRSLGSHRDVAVIEGDQETLLDADRITAAGARAVQVNTGAGCHLDAEMVARALHTLDPASGSLLFIENVGNLVCPALFDLGEHNKIVVISVTEGTDKPLKYPHMFAAAGLVLINKTDLLPYVDFDLDLCARHARSVNPDVEIVPVSATTGDGMDVWYRWIDARASDLQPAPAKV
- the recA gene encoding recombinase RecA, which encodes MTQAPDREKALELALAQIDKSFGKGSVMRLGEEVRQPISVIPTGSIALDVALGIGGLPRGRVIEIYGPESSGKTTVALHAVANAQAAGGIAAFIDAEHALDPDYAQKLGVDTDSLLVSQPDTGEQALEIADMLIRSGALDILVIDSVAALVPRAEIEGEMGDSHVGLQARLMSQALRKMTGALNNSGTTAIFINQLREKIGVMFGSPETTTGGKALKFYASVRLDVRRIETLKDGTDAVGNRTRVKVVKNKVSPPFKQAEFDILYGKGISKEGSLIDMGVEQGFIRKSGSWFTYEGEQLGQGKENARNFLLENVDVANEIEKKIKEKLGIGAVVTADLSDDEVLPAPVDF